One window of the Flavobacteriales bacterium genome contains the following:
- a CDS encoding SDR family oxidoreductase codes for MNGKTVVITGGNAGIGRATAIDLAKKGANVVITSRSEDKAKEAVAEIKKSSGNEKVDFVTIDLSSQKSVREAAEKVRTKCPKIDVLINNAGCYVSDLQLNVDGLEMQFATNHLGHFLLTNLLMDNLKAAGKARIVNLASIAHKSTRELDLNDINFEKSGYGGWKSYSRSKFCNILFTKELAKRLEGTGITANAVHPGGVRTEIAEKNANWFTKLGWILSKPLMVTVEEGAKTSIHLASSPDVEGETGGYWVKSKKFFSNRPSQEPETAKALWKKSEELVGQEFPLGN; via the coding sequence ATGAACGGAAAAACAGTCGTCATCACAGGCGGAAACGCGGGAATCGGCAGAGCCACCGCCATTGATCTTGCCAAGAAAGGTGCAAATGTGGTGATCACATCTCGCTCAGAAGACAAAGCGAAAGAAGCGGTTGCGGAGATCAAGAAATCGTCAGGAAACGAGAAGGTTGATTTTGTGACCATTGACCTGAGTTCGCAGAAATCAGTTCGCGAAGCGGCAGAAAAAGTGAGAACGAAATGTCCAAAGATTGATGTCTTGATCAATAATGCCGGATGCTATGTTTCTGACCTGCAACTGAATGTTGATGGGTTGGAAATGCAGTTCGCCACGAATCATTTGGGACATTTTCTACTGACCAATCTGTTGATGGACAATCTGAAAGCCGCAGGAAAAGCGCGCATCGTCAACCTCGCATCGATTGCCCACAAATCAACCCGTGAACTGGACCTCAACGACATCAATTTCGAAAAGTCTGGTTATGGCGGTTGGAAATCGTATTCGCGTTCCAAGTTCTGCAACATCCTTTTCACAAAAGAATTGGCCAAGCGATTGGAAGGAACGGGCATCACTGCCAATGCAGTTCATCCAGGCGGTGTGCGCACCGAAATTGCCGAAAAGAACGCCAATTGGTTCACAAAACTTGGTTGGATTTTGAGCAAGCCGCTGATGGTTACAGTGGAAGAAGGTGCAAAAACATCCATTCATTTGGCATCATCGCCAGATGTTGAAGGAGAAACAGGCGGTTATTGGGTAAAAAGCAAAAAATTCTTCAGCAATCGCCCATCACAAGAACCCGAAACGGCCAAGGCACTTTGGAAAAAGAGCGAAGAATTGGTTGGTCAGGAATTTCCATTGGGTAATTGA
- a CDS encoding VTT domain-containing protein, producing MDWHQLLATLHQILQEWGYWGMGLAGFLSGTVVPFSSEAVLAVLLNEGLDPFALFVIAVVSNCIGGYTTFWIGHLGKLDWIEKYFRVKHQKLLDWEHRVEKYGAYFAILGWLPILGNVILLALGFFHANARNTAWWMFVGKAVRYAGIIWLMN from the coding sequence ATGGATTGGCATCAGCTCTTAGCAACCTTACATCAGATACTTCAGGAATGGGGTTATTGGGGAATGGGTTTGGCTGGATTTCTTTCGGGTACTGTTGTCCCGTTTTCTTCCGAAGCTGTTTTGGCTGTTCTGCTCAACGAAGGTCTTGATCCATTTGCACTTTTCGTTATCGCGGTGGTTAGCAATTGCATTGGCGGGTACACCACGTTCTGGATCGGTCACCTCGGCAAGCTCGATTGGATTGAGAAATACTTCCGAGTTAAGCACCAAAAACTATTGGATTGGGAACATCGCGTGGAAAAATATGGAGCCTATTTCGCCATTTTGGGTTGGCTGCCCATCCTCGGGAACGTGATTCTTCTCGCCCTTGGTTTTTTCCACGCCAACGCGCGCAACACCGCCTGGTGGATGTTTGTGGGCAAAGCGGTTCGTTATGCGGGCATCATTTGGTTGATGAACTAA
- a CDS encoding alpha/beta hydrolase, with the protein MKKRYIFLLVFIGLHIPLAIWYFNSPMSVANDEDTYEYFEDEGLKCSIGHDRIFNHPLRWVEVSTLDEDRLPIVIFTHGAPGAANNFFQFLTDTSLLKYARLISIDRLGYSPDDQGNAEVSIQKQSEAIAKVLSHYAYPYVIAVGHSYGGPITSSFVLDNPEKVKAAVLLAPALDPDEEKDFAIVKFTEWKATRWAVPAFFMVAAAEKKAHEAELRKLLPKWKAVQTPFIHVHGTDDDIVPYENIAFSKRMIPDSLLTVITIEGGTHMTPWEDEDLVKDQLLQLLYESHQ; encoded by the coding sequence GTGAAAAAGCGCTACATCTTTCTTCTCGTTTTTATTGGACTTCATATTCCACTTGCGATCTGGTATTTCAACAGCCCAATGTCGGTGGCAAATGACGAAGACACTTATGAATACTTCGAAGATGAAGGATTGAAATGCAGCATCGGTCACGATCGTATTTTCAATCATCCACTGCGCTGGGTTGAGGTTTCAACGCTCGATGAGGACAGGCTTCCAATCGTGATTTTCACGCACGGTGCGCCTGGAGCCGCCAATAATTTCTTCCAGTTCCTAACTGACACTTCCCTTCTGAAATATGCTCGGTTGATCTCGATCGATCGTTTGGGCTACAGTCCTGATGACCAAGGGAATGCTGAGGTTTCGATTCAAAAACAGAGCGAGGCAATTGCCAAGGTGCTTTCGCATTACGCCTATCCGTACGTGATTGCGGTGGGGCATTCTTATGGCGGACCGATCACTTCCAGTTTTGTGTTGGATAATCCTGAAAAGGTCAAGGCGGCTGTTTTGCTTGCTCCTGCTCTCGACCCAGACGAAGAGAAGGATTTTGCCATTGTGAAATTCACAGAATGGAAAGCGACACGTTGGGCTGTTCCTGCATTTTTTATGGTGGCCGCTGCGGAGAAAAAGGCACATGAGGCTGAACTGCGAAAGCTTCTTCCGAAATGGAAGGCCGTGCAAACTCCGTTCATTCATGTACACGGAACGGATGATGATATTGTTCCGTACGAGAACATTGCATTTTCGAAACGGATGATTCCTGATTCGCTATTGACGGTGATCACCATTGAAGGCGGAACACACATGACTCCTTGGGAAGATGAAGACCTCGTCAAGGATCAACTTTTGCAGCTTCTGTACGAATCACATCAGTAA
- a CDS encoding NAD(P)/FAD-dependent oxidoreductase: MATGTPWKRLEKKTGYDAIVIGSGLGAMTFGAIMAKMGKKILLLEKHYVPGGFTHVFKRKEYEWDVGIHYVGDVHHDFTFMSILFDYISDHQLKWQEMDEVYDRIVLGENVYDFKAGKENFLEMLYERFPGEEDAIDNYIKRVYQSAAQNKKFFQERALPSILSVLFGSMMTKKYYELSDKTTSEVLDEITDNRELKAVLAGQYGDHGMPPGESSFAIQSVVNKHYWKGGAFPIGGCQRIAETIIPVIEKAGGAVAVRAGVEKIIVENGKATGVLMEDGTILEAPMIVSSAGYLNTFGRLLDKDIQNAIGFSPEKGVPPSVSHVCLYIGLKENLRELGIGNTNYWVYPHNDHDRGVKEYMADPSKPFPVTYISFPSIKDPEWDDRYPGKSTIEMITLAPYEWFAKWEDERWKHRGEEYEAYKEEFAQRLLKELYKQFPQLEGKIDYYELSTPLSTKHFVNYEHGEIYGLDHSPARFRMKELRPKTPIKNLYLTGQDIVTVGIGGALMSGLLTAAHVTTSFTLADKIVDSVMKQREQLKKQA; encoded by the coding sequence ATGGCAACAGGAACACCTTGGAAACGACTTGAGAAGAAAACAGGATACGATGCCATCGTCATCGGTTCGGGATTGGGCGCCATGACATTCGGGGCCATTATGGCCAAAATGGGCAAGAAGATCCTGTTGCTCGAAAAACACTACGTTCCGGGCGGTTTCACGCACGTTTTTAAGCGGAAAGAATACGAATGGGACGTGGGAATTCACTACGTAGGAGATGTCCATCATGATTTTACATTCATGAGCATTTTGTTCGACTACATTTCTGACCATCAGCTGAAATGGCAAGAAATGGATGAGGTTTACGACCGCATCGTTCTGGGAGAAAACGTCTATGATTTCAAAGCGGGAAAAGAGAATTTTCTGGAGATGCTTTATGAACGCTTTCCAGGAGAAGAAGACGCCATAGACAACTACATCAAACGGGTTTATCAGTCTGCTGCGCAGAACAAGAAATTCTTTCAAGAGCGGGCGTTGCCATCCATTTTGAGTGTGCTTTTCGGGTCAATGATGACCAAGAAGTATTATGAATTGTCGGACAAAACCACAAGCGAGGTTTTGGACGAGATCACCGACAATAGAGAATTGAAAGCTGTGCTTGCCGGACAATATGGTGACCACGGAATGCCTCCGGGAGAAAGCAGTTTCGCTATTCAATCTGTGGTGAACAAGCATTACTGGAAAGGCGGTGCATTTCCTATAGGTGGCTGCCAGCGCATTGCGGAAACCATTATTCCGGTGATTGAAAAAGCAGGTGGAGCGGTTGCTGTGCGCGCTGGAGTTGAGAAGATAATTGTCGAAAATGGAAAAGCCACAGGTGTGCTGATGGAAGATGGTACAATCCTCGAAGCTCCGATGATCGTGAGCAGCGCAGGTTATCTGAACACCTTCGGAAGATTGCTGGACAAAGACATTCAAAATGCCATTGGTTTTAGTCCTGAAAAGGGCGTGCCACCTTCGGTTTCGCATGTTTGTTTGTATATCGGTTTGAAAGAAAACCTCCGCGAATTAGGAATTGGCAATACGAATTATTGGGTTTATCCGCATAACGATCATGACCGTGGCGTGAAGGAATACATGGCCGATCCGAGCAAACCGTTTCCTGTCACATACATTTCTTTCCCATCAATCAAAGACCCTGAATGGGACGATCGTTATCCTGGAAAGAGCACGATTGAAATGATCACGCTGGCGCCTTACGAATGGTTTGCCAAGTGGGAAGACGAGCGCTGGAAACACCGTGGTGAGGAGTACGAAGCCTACAAGGAAGAATTCGCGCAGCGCTTGTTGAAAGAACTTTACAAGCAGTTTCCGCAATTGGAAGGAAAGATTGATTACTACGAACTTTCCACGCCACTTTCTACTAAGCATTTTGTGAACTACGAGCATGGCGAGATCTATGGCCTCGACCACTCTCCTGCCCGCTTCCGAATGAAGGAACTTCGTCCGAAAACACCTATCAAAAATCTATACCTGACAGGTCAGGATATTGTGACAGTTGGAATTGGCGGTGCGCTGATGAGCGGACTACTGACCGCAGCTCACGTAACCACCAGTTTCACCCTTGCTGACAAGATCGTTGATTCGGTGATGAAACAGCGCGAACAACTAAAAAAACAAGCATGA
- a CDS encoding radical SAM protein, whose product MSQKILLVSPPFTQLNTPYPATAYLKGFLNTQCVPCTQMDLGMETILRLFSKAGLRDLFAVAKGRLDEASDNSLRIYALRERYISTIDAVISFLQDEDPTLSHFICERNFLPEASKFEQMEDLEWAFGTMGIRDQARHLGTLYLEDISDFIVELIDPHFGFSRYAERLGMSARSFNELYDELNSETSFISELMLSVFKEKIKDEKPTLVCLSVPFPGNLFAAFKCGQWLKLNHPNITVAMGGGFPNTELRSLSDPRVFEFVDFITLDDGEAPLMELLSHLDGSLEKEKLKRTFTLVDGDVKYLNGSTNPDIKQENVGTPDYTGLPLKRYLSVIQLTNPMHRLWSDGRWNKLTMAHGCYWGKCTFCDISLDYIRNYEGSSATLTVDRMEQLVAQTGERGFHFVDEAAPPALMKAIALEILKRQLVVTWWANIRFEKSFNYDLCRLLAASGCIAVSGGLEVASDRLLKLIAKGVTVEQVAKVNDNFNRAGIMVHAYLMYGFPTQTAQETIDSLEVVRQLFETNVLQSAFWHRFAMTAHSPVGLNPEKFKVKIVGESVGSFANNDLQHEDPTGADHDQFSAGLKKSLFNFMHGVGFGLPLQEWFEHKVPKASLKPDMIEGYLAQPDERILKQTSSVIWLSGPAAYDENEGVLTIDTNRETIQLECDEPEGLWLESVLSELTPSGEPWSFSRLKEDFEDFGMEDFELFWEDGLMLELREIGLLVL is encoded by the coding sequence GTGAGCCAGAAGATCCTTTTAGTCAGTCCGCCCTTTACCCAGCTGAATACGCCTTATCCGGCTACGGCCTACCTCAAGGGTTTTCTGAACACGCAATGCGTTCCCTGCACACAGATGGACCTTGGAATGGAGACCATTCTCCGCTTGTTTTCGAAAGCTGGTCTGAGAGACCTTTTTGCTGTCGCGAAAGGGAGACTTGACGAAGCATCGGACAATTCCCTACGTATTTACGCGCTTCGCGAGCGTTACATCAGTACCATCGATGCTGTCATTAGCTTTTTGCAGGATGAAGACCCTACGCTTTCGCACTTCATTTGCGAACGGAACTTCCTACCCGAAGCTTCCAAATTTGAACAGATGGAAGACTTGGAATGGGCTTTCGGAACAATGGGAATTCGCGACCAAGCACGGCATTTGGGCACGCTTTACTTAGAAGACATCAGCGATTTTATTGTGGAATTGATAGATCCGCATTTTGGCTTTAGTCGCTATGCAGAGCGATTGGGCATGTCGGCTCGTTCTTTTAATGAATTGTATGACGAACTGAACTCAGAAACGAGTTTTATCAGTGAGTTGATGCTTTCTGTTTTCAAGGAAAAGATCAAAGATGAAAAGCCCACACTTGTTTGTCTTTCTGTCCCTTTTCCAGGAAATCTTTTCGCTGCTTTCAAGTGCGGGCAATGGTTGAAACTTAACCATCCGAATATCACTGTTGCAATGGGTGGCGGATTTCCCAATACAGAGCTGCGGTCGTTGTCCGATCCTCGGGTTTTTGAGTTTGTGGATTTCATCACTTTGGATGATGGTGAAGCACCTTTGATGGAGCTGCTTTCTCATCTAGATGGAAGTCTTGAAAAGGAAAAGCTAAAACGCACATTCACGCTCGTTGACGGAGACGTGAAATATCTCAACGGAAGCACAAATCCTGACATCAAACAAGAGAATGTCGGTACGCCAGATTACACAGGACTACCACTGAAAAGATATTTGTCGGTCATCCAACTGACCAACCCGATGCACCGACTTTGGAGCGATGGTCGCTGGAACAAACTGACCATGGCGCACGGTTGCTATTGGGGCAAGTGCACCTTCTGCGATATTTCTCTGGATTACATCCGGAATTATGAAGGTTCATCGGCCACGTTGACCGTTGACCGCATGGAACAACTCGTTGCCCAAACAGGCGAACGCGGTTTCCATTTTGTGGATGAAGCAGCTCCGCCAGCGCTGATGAAAGCCATAGCGCTGGAAATTCTGAAACGCCAATTGGTGGTGACCTGGTGGGCCAACATCCGCTTTGAAAAGAGCTTTAATTATGACCTCTGCCGACTGCTAGCTGCTTCGGGTTGCATTGCCGTTTCGGGCGGATTGGAAGTAGCTTCAGACCGTTTGTTGAAACTGATTGCCAAAGGCGTTACGGTGGAACAGGTGGCGAAGGTGAACGATAACTTCAATCGGGCGGGAATTATGGTGCATGCCTATTTGATGTACGGTTTCCCAACACAGACAGCACAGGAAACCATCGACTCGCTGGAAGTTGTGCGGCAGCTTTTTGAAACGAATGTGCTGCAGTCGGCTTTCTGGCATCGCTTTGCCATGACGGCTCATAGTCCTGTTGGGTTGAATCCGGAGAAGTTCAAGGTGAAAATTGTGGGAGAATCTGTTGGTTCTTTCGCCAATAACGATCTGCAGCACGAAGACCCGACCGGTGCCGATCACGACCAATTCAGCGCAGGATTGAAGAAATCGCTGTTCAATTTCATGCATGGCGTTGGTTTCGGCCTACCGTTGCAAGAATGGTTTGAGCATAAGGTTCCGAAAGCGAGCTTGAAACCTGATATGATTGAGGGTTATTTGGCACAACCTGATGAAAGAATACTCAAACAAACATCTAGCGTAATTTGGCTTTCTGGCCCTGCGGCTTACGATGAAAATGAAGGCGTTCTGACCATTGACACCAATAGGGAAACGATACAATTGGAGTGTGATGAACCAGAAGGTTTGTGGTTGGAAAGCGTACTGAGTGAGCTAACTCCAAGTGGAGAACCTTGGTCGTTCAGTAGGTTGAAAGAAGATTTTGAAGACTTCGGGATGGAGGATTTTGAACTCTTTTGGGAGGATGGCTTGATGCTGGAGCTTCGGGAAATTGGGCTACTTGTGCTATGA
- a CDS encoding right-handed parallel beta-helix repeat-containing protein: MTINHKLLSIAASAMLFTSCAQPKLSSEELHKKLQEEMIAVQEGGVIEIPEGTYEFTSDLSMRDVKNVTIKGAGMDKTIINFGKQTDGAQGFYIKADGVTISDMTIQDLSGDGIKVHESKNVTIRNVKVEWTNGSSSANGAYALYPVLCDGLLIEKCTLTNASDAGIYAGQSRNVILRDNYASMNVQGIAIENCSFVDVYNNTCEGNACGIAFYNLPDLIEKQGTNVRIHDNIIRNNNHDNFGNPGAIVGVLPGGTASFILAGRNIEMDHNTFSNHKTTSTGIISYQLTERPYEDSLFYPFSTGINVHDNIYEDQEPMLPDTTKRLGKLMASLFGAKSPHIVYDGIFDPALINMETMTIAPEDMICIKNNNTTFCNFNAPSNFQDLSTELEGFDCEHPRPESPVKEEI; this comes from the coding sequence ATGACCATCAACCATAAACTTCTCAGCATAGCGGCAAGCGCTATGCTGTTTACTTCATGCGCCCAACCCAAACTGAGCTCCGAAGAACTTCACAAGAAGTTGCAAGAGGAGATGATCGCGGTGCAGGAAGGTGGCGTGATTGAGATTCCTGAAGGAACATACGAGTTCACGAGCGATCTTTCTATGCGCGATGTGAAAAACGTGACCATAAAAGGTGCGGGAATGGATAAGACCATCATCAACTTCGGTAAACAGACCGATGGCGCACAGGGTTTTTATATCAAAGCTGATGGCGTGACCATTTCTGACATGACCATTCAGGATTTGAGTGGTGATGGAATCAAAGTGCACGAAAGCAAGAATGTGACCATCCGAAACGTGAAGGTTGAATGGACAAATGGTTCTTCCTCAGCTAACGGTGCCTATGCGCTTTATCCTGTGCTCTGCGATGGATTGTTGATTGAGAAATGCACGCTCACAAATGCGAGCGATGCAGGGATTTACGCAGGACAAAGTCGCAACGTGATTCTTCGCGACAATTACGCTTCCATGAACGTGCAGGGAATTGCGATTGAAAACTGCTCGTTTGTGGATGTTTACAACAACACTTGCGAAGGAAATGCCTGCGGAATCGCGTTCTACAACCTTCCAGACCTCATCGAAAAGCAAGGAACAAACGTTCGTATCCACGACAACATCATCCGAAACAACAACCACGATAACTTCGGAAATCCGGGGGCAATTGTAGGAGTTCTTCCAGGCGGAACAGCAAGCTTCATCTTGGCAGGAAGAAACATTGAAATGGATCACAACACCTTCTCAAATCACAAAACCACCAGCACGGGCATCATCAGCTACCAATTGACGGAGCGTCCGTATGAAGACAGCCTCTTCTACCCTTTCTCAACTGGAATCAACGTTCACGATAACATCTACGAAGACCAAGAACCGATGCTGCCAGACACCACAAAACGTTTGGGTAAGCTGATGGCCTCGTTGTTCGGAGCAAAATCGCCTCATATCGTTTATGATGGCATTTTCGATCCTGCGCTTATCAACATGGAAACCATGACCATTGCGCCTGAGGACATGATCTGCATCAAGAACAACAACACAACTTTCTGCAACTTCAATGCTCCTAGCAACTTTCAAGACCTGAGTACGGAATTGGAAGGCTTTGATTGCGAACATCCAAGACCAGAATCTCCTGTCAAAGAAGAAATCTGA
- a CDS encoding DedA family protein, giving the protein MDWLEWGYLGLFLASFLSATVLPFSSEAVLAAMLVGGADPIVAIGTATLGNWLGGMSSYGLGYLGKWHWLEKYFGVKETKLKEWKPKIDRYGSFFAILSFLPFVGDVISIALGYFRAQFWLTAFWMFLGKLGRYVSIYWGTLLM; this is encoded by the coding sequence ATGGATTGGTTAGAATGGGGATACTTAGGGTTGTTCTTGGCCAGTTTTCTCTCGGCTACAGTTCTTCCATTTTCTTCCGAAGCAGTTTTAGCTGCTATGCTGGTTGGTGGAGCTGATCCAATTGTGGCTATTGGCACCGCAACACTCGGAAACTGGTTGGGCGGAATGAGTTCTTACGGACTCGGCTACCTAGGTAAGTGGCATTGGTTGGAGAAATACTTTGGAGTGAAAGAGACCAAACTGAAAGAGTGGAAACCCAAAATTGACCGTTACGGAAGTTTCTTTGCCATACTAAGTTTCCTTCCTTTTGTTGGCGATGTCATTTCTATTGCGTTAGGTTATTTCCGTGCACAATTTTGGCTCACAGCTTTTTGGATGTTCCTTGGCAAGCTAGGCCGATATGTTTCAATCTATTGGGGAACCTTACTGATGTGA
- a CDS encoding DEAD/DEAH box helicase: MSFDLLGLSRFLLSALESQKYEKPYPIQEQAIPAILNGKDVLGIAQTGSGKTASYVLPVLMNLDGQTVKKNRHINVLVMVPTRELAIQVEAVFKLFGAAMPFPFKSMAVYGGVSINPQMKALSNVNVLVATPGRLLELADSNALQFSSVSTLILDEADKMLNLGFKLEMDRVFALLPAKRQNLLFSATLNPDVESMKRVLLNDPVVINVVPEKEAIELIDQVGYFVSDEKKGPLLRYLIRQKKMEQVLVFTSSVYQADLVAEKLSKNGISARAIHSKKSQGNRTESLHYFKTGELTVLVATDLLSRGIDIEFLPFVINYELPRSPKDFVHRIGRTGRAENLGKAISFVTPDDQHHFKIIQKKMKKVVDMIDSEALDLRGA, from the coding sequence ATGTCTTTCGATTTGTTAGGGCTTTCCCGTTTTCTTCTGAGTGCACTCGAAAGTCAAAAGTATGAGAAGCCATACCCTATTCAGGAACAGGCCATTCCGGCCATTCTGAATGGGAAAGATGTGTTGGGAATTGCTCAGACGGGTTCGGGAAAAACGGCCAGTTACGTATTGCCTGTTCTGATGAATTTGGATGGACAAACGGTCAAGAAAAACCGACACATCAACGTGTTGGTGATGGTGCCAACGCGGGAATTGGCGATTCAGGTTGAAGCTGTTTTCAAGCTTTTCGGGGCGGCCATGCCATTTCCTTTCAAGTCGATGGCGGTGTATGGTGGTGTTTCAATCAATCCGCAAATGAAGGCGCTGAGCAACGTGAATGTACTGGTGGCAACGCCCGGAAGATTGCTGGAATTGGCCGATTCGAATGCTTTGCAATTTTCTTCGGTCAGCACGCTTATTTTGGATGAGGCGGACAAGATGCTGAATCTCGGATTCAAATTGGAAATGGACCGCGTTTTTGCGCTTTTGCCCGCTAAGCGGCAGAATCTGCTGTTCTCGGCCACGCTCAATCCTGATGTGGAGAGCATGAAGCGCGTGTTATTGAATGATCCTGTGGTCATCAATGTTGTGCCTGAAAAAGAGGCGATTGAACTCATTGATCAGGTCGGTTATTTCGTTTCCGATGAGAAGAAAGGACCGCTACTTCGTTACTTGATCAGACAGAAGAAAATGGAGCAAGTGTTGGTGTTCACATCTTCGGTTTACCAAGCAGACCTTGTGGCTGAGAAACTGAGCAAGAATGGCATTTCGGCACGAGCCATTCACAGCAAGAAAAGTCAAGGGAACAGGACGGAGTCGCTGCATTATTTCAAGACAGGAGAACTGACGGTTTTGGTTGCGACTGACCTGCTTTCACGCGGCATCGACATCGAATTCCTTCCCTTCGTGATCAACTACGAATTGCCTCGTTCGCCAAAGGATTTTGTGCATCGCATTGGTAGGACTGGCCGAGCAGAAAACCTCGGAAAAGCCATTTCATTTGTCACGCCAGACGACCAACATCATTTCAAGATCATTCAGAAGAAAATGAAGAAAGTGGTGGATATGATTGATTCGGAAGCCCTTGATCTGCGAGGGGCATAA
- a CDS encoding CoA transferase produces MNQALQGYRILDFTKLLPGPLATLWMAQQGAEVIKVESPSSPDPVRFYPPMKDGVSVFYSTLNAGKKSLSIDYRSEEGKEAILKLVETADVVIEQFRPGVMDAFGLGYATLKKRNPKIILVAITGYGQTGEMAATPGHDINYLSYSGMLDAQRDKSGNPIISAAQLADVAGGSMMALNATTSALLHRERTGEGQHVDVSMTHNVSVLQTMRIAEELKTGTSNGYLSGRLASYNIYKCSDGRHVALGALEPKFWQKFCNLMDHAEWGGRLMEVELIDEVAAQFATQSMQFWVDKLEKEDVCLSPVLTVQEAAAHPLFRNGFPTSFGSVELSRAPKLGADNEALLN; encoded by the coding sequence ATGAACCAAGCACTCCAAGGCTACCGAATTCTCGATTTTACCAAACTCTTGCCTGGCCCTTTGGCCACGCTTTGGATGGCGCAGCAAGGCGCGGAGGTCATTAAAGTAGAAAGTCCAAGTTCACCTGATCCTGTTCGCTTTTATCCGCCCATGAAAGACGGGGTTTCCGTGTTCTATTCAACCCTGAATGCTGGCAAGAAAAGCCTATCTATCGATTACCGTTCGGAGGAAGGAAAGGAAGCCATTCTGAAGCTGGTAGAAACCGCTGATGTGGTCATCGAACAGTTCCGTCCGGGTGTGATGGATGCCTTCGGTTTGGGCTACGCAACACTCAAAAAGCGAAATCCCAAGATCATTCTTGTTGCCATTACTGGCTATGGACAAACAGGGGAAATGGCCGCAACTCCCGGCCACGACATCAACTATCTGAGCTACTCAGGAATGCTGGATGCGCAGCGAGATAAGAGTGGGAATCCAATCATCTCTGCTGCGCAATTGGCCGATGTGGCTGGTGGTTCTATGATGGCTTTGAATGCAACTACTTCGGCCTTGCTTCATCGAGAACGAACAGGCGAAGGCCAACACGTAGATGTTTCGATGACGCATAATGTTTCTGTTTTGCAGACGATGCGCATTGCAGAAGAATTGAAAACAGGAACGAGTAATGGCTATCTGTCGGGCAGATTGGCTTCTTACAACATCTACAAATGTTCTGATGGCCGACATGTGGCGCTTGGTGCTTTAGAACCCAAGTTCTGGCAAAAATTCTGCAACCTGATGGACCACGCAGAGTGGGGAGGAAGGCTCATGGAAGTCGAACTGATTGATGAAGTTGCTGCTCAATTCGCCACGCAATCCATGCAATTCTGGGTTGATAAATTGGAAAAGGAAGATGTTTGTCTTTCACCTGTTCTGACTGTTCAAGAGGCCGCAGCGCATCCGCTTTTCAGGAACGGATTCCCAACGTCTTTCGGGTCAGTGGAATTATCTCGAGCACCGAAGTTGGGTGCGGATAATGAAGCGCTTTTAAACTAG